The following coding sequences are from one Lolium rigidum isolate FL_2022 chromosome 6, APGP_CSIRO_Lrig_0.1, whole genome shotgun sequence window:
- the LOC124664940 gene encoding uncharacterized protein LOC124664940, with protein MAFPASRRLSAAAAAAAPKLSSLFTRREFPKPSPPRPPESSDDPQRRKQRPRPRQPWGEDAAALLRRLHEGRYLPGPYLSVAPRVVSPDVVKTAAERFGNDHQVVAKWLSGSDLKTVALFGCPSVERRTVFASKRSRAFFNIPEDKTCSSCKLRSSCQFANQEVPRYDKVILSDTMRILALFVLDACSQPLQVTAEVKASVCKLLKDTINLST; from the exons ATGGCGTTCCCCGCCTCTCGCCGTctctccgctgccgccgccgccgccgcgccgaaaCTCTCCTCCCTCTTCACGCGCCGAGAATTTCCTAAGCCAAGCCCGCCGCGGCCTCCGGAGTCCAGCGACGATCCGCAGCGGCGGAAGCAGAGGCCGAGACCAAGGCAGCCGTGGGGGGAGGATGCGGCGGCGCTACTCCGGCGGCTTCACGAGGGGCGATACCTGCCGGGACCCTACCTATCGGTGGCGCCGCGCGTAGTGTCCCCCGACGTTGTCAAGACCGCCGCTGAGCGGTTCGGCAACGATCACCAGGTCGTCGCCAA ATGGTTGTCTGGCAGTGACTTGAAGACGGTTGCGTTGTTTGGCTGCCCGTCTGTAGAGCGAAGAACAGTTTTTGCATCAAAAAGATCACGAGCTTTCTTCAACATCCCAGAAGATAAA ACATGCAGCTCTTGCAAGCtaagaagttcatgccagtttgcTAACCAGGAAGTGCCTCGGTATGATAAAGTGATCCTGTCGGATACTATGAGAATTCTTGCTCTGTTTGTACTGGATGCATGTTCTCAGCCACTTCAGGTTACCGCCGAAGTAAAAGCTAGCGTTTGCAAACTTCTCAAGGACACCATAAATCTAAGCACTTAA